Genomic segment of Cytobacillus suaedae:
AACCATATCCTTTTTATGTGATGAAAACTCAGACTTCATTACAGGCAGTGTTATACCTATTACCGGTGGGAAAGACGTTCTCTCAAAAAGGATCTTCTTATAGAATGGATTGCTCCTGAGTATATATACCAGAGTGGATTGGAGCGGAAGGAACTTGACTCCTGCTCAGAAGTTGAGGAAAGGTCGAGACCCCGCAGGCGGAACGACGAGGAGTGGGTTTTTTCACGCTAGTGAAAATAACCTTCCTACCCTCCCCGATGGGAATTTGCCCTTGAAAAAGCCGGCAGTGGGGCTTTTTCATAATTCCCCGCGGAAAGCAAGTTCCTGCAGCGAAAAGGAACGGTCAATGTGCAAATTAAAACATCCAATCTTTCGTGTTTTAAAAGTACAAGCTATTGTTTAGATACAATAAATAAACTAGAATAAATCATAGTCAGGTCAAAACTAAAAGGTGAATACATGTATTTAACAATAAAAGAAACCGCAGAATATCTATCCTTTCCAGAATCATACATTGAAGCATTAATCCTAGAAAAGAAAATTCGGGCTGTTCATGATGGGGAGCAATACCTTATCAATAAAGACCAATTTACAACCCATCTAGAGCAAATGGAAAAGCACAAAGCACTCCTAGAAGAATTACGAAATGAACCGATTCCTGCTGATATTGACGTGAAGGATGAGGATTAGCACTTTATAAGTTTTACACTAAAAATCAGTATCTAAGCCTAGTTGTTACAAAACTAGGCTTTTTTATCATTACTAAGATTTTTGAAAAGAAAGAACAAATAGCAGCATAGAAACTGCCCTCTATACTAGTCCAGTACAGAGGGAATTTACTTTAGTATCCTTTTTTATAATCAACTAGATTAATGTTCGGCGCTTCCCCTGTGATGTAGCTTTTTAGATTAGGGATAAGAATATTTTCTAACACGCGTTTATTATAGTTCTCGGTCGAACCCGATGTATGAGGCGTAATAATGACATTTTCAAAGTCCCATAGAGGACTTTCCTC
This window contains:
- a CDS encoding excisionase family DNA-binding protein — its product is MYLTIKETAEYLSFPESYIEALILEKKIRAVHDGEQYLINKDQFTTHLEQMEKHKALLEELRNEPIPADIDVKDED